The DNA segment CGGGGGCGGCAGCCCCCTGGACGGCGAGCGTCCCAACAGCACAGTGAAGCCACACCAAAGAGGTACCCATCCCCGACGCGCCGCACGGCAATTGGCACTCCGCTTGACCGAGTGCTAACCCCGGTCATAGTCTCGGCACTGGCACTCGGCACGCGAGAGTGCCAACAAAGCGACGGGCAGGTCCGGCACCCGCGACGACGGATCGACCTGGTCGCCACCTCAGACAGTCAACCCCGTGAATTCTCAGAAGGGGGAGGTCGGATCGTGACGACCGCCAGCTCCAAGGTTGCCATCAAGCCGCTCGAGGACCGCATCGTGGTCCAGCCGCTGGACGCCGAGCAGACCACGGCCTCTGGCCTGGTCATTCCGGACACCGCGAAGGAGAAGCCCCAGGAGGGCGCCGTCCTCGCCGTCGGTCCGGGCCGCTTCGAGAACGGCGAGCGCCTGCCGCTCGACGTCAAGGTCGGCGACATCGTGCTGTAC comes from the Streptomyces seoulensis genome and includes:
- the groES gene encoding co-chaperone GroES encodes the protein MTTASSKVAIKPLEDRIVVQPLDAEQTTASGLVIPDTAKEKPQEGAVLAVGPGRFENGERLPLDVKVGDIVLYSKYGGTEVKYNGDEYLVLSARDVLAIIEK